One Prunus dulcis chromosome 7, ALMONDv2, whole genome shotgun sequence DNA segment encodes these proteins:
- the LOC117634966 gene encoding uncharacterized protein LOC117634966, whose protein sequence is MPRSPKNISFDQLTGASETVSSDFRKFSVKAAMDDFRSKSCGHGMMQIESYCGNGSGPTSSGGINGMQDLRCYSASYASSVQPPTQTQMGNNGDRFKKGKSTNGSASKSWSFNDPELQRKKRVASYKVYTVEGKLKGSLRKSFRWVKETCNRVVYGR, encoded by the coding sequence ATGCCACGATCCCCCAAGAATATCTCATTTGACCAATTGACTGGAGCTTCAGAGACAGTGAGCTCAGATTTCCGTAAGTTCTCAGTGAAAGCAGCCATGGATGATTTCAGATCCAAATCATGCGGGCATGGAATGATGCAGATAGAGAGCTACTGCGGCAATGGCTCGGGGCCCACTTCCTCCGGCGGCATCAATGGAATGCAAGATCTCAGGTGTTACAGTGCCTCCTATGCGTCTTCAGTGCAGCCGCCGACCCAAACCCAGATGGGCAACAATGGCGATAGGTTCAAGAAGGGCAAGTCCACAAATGGGTCTGCTTCGAAAAGCTGGAGCTTTAATGATCCGGAGCtgcagaggaagaagagggtcGCTAGCTATAAGGTTTATACTGTGGAAGGCAAGCTCAAAGGCTCTCTCAGGAAGAGCTTCAGGTGGGTCAAGGAAACCTGCAACAGAGTGGTCTATGGGCGGTAA